One window from the genome of Prinia subflava isolate CZ2003 ecotype Zambia chromosome 2, Cam_Psub_1.2, whole genome shotgun sequence encodes:
- the TBP gene encoding TATA-box-binding protein translates to MDQNNSLPPYAQGLASPQGAMTPGIPIFSPMMPYGTGLTPQPVQSTNSLSILEEQQRQQQQQQAAQQSTSQQATQGTSGQTPQLFHSQTLTTAPLPGTTPLYPSPMTPMTPITPATPASESSGIVPQLQNIVSTVNLGCKLDLKTIALRARNAEYNPKRFAAVIMRIREPRTTALIFSSGKMVCTGAKSEEQSRLAARKYARVVQKLGFPAKFLDFKIQNMVGSCDVKFPIRLEGLVLTHQQFSSYEPELFPGLIYRMIKPRIVLLIFVSGKVVLTGAKVRAEIYEAFENIYPILKGFRKTT, encoded by the exons ATGGATCAGAACAACAGTTTGCCACCCTATGCTCAAGGCTTAGCCTCTCCTCAg GGTGCAATGACGCCAGGAATCCCAATTTTCAGCCCAATGATGCCATATGGCACAGGACTGACACCGCAGCCTGTCCAGAGCACCAACAGTCTGTCCAtactggaggagcagcagcggcagcagcagcagcagcaagcagcacaGCAATCCACATCACAGCAAGCCACACAGGGAACATCTGGGCAAACCCCCCAGCTCTTCCATTCACAGACTCTTACCACAGCCCCTTTGCCAGGAACCACCCCTCTGTACCCCTCTCCAATGACTCCAATGACTCCAATAACTCCTGCAACACCGGCATCAGAGAGCTCTGGCATAGTGCCACAACTACA GAATATTGTGTCTACAGTGAATCTTGGTTGCAAACTTGACCTAAAAACTATTGCACTTCGTGCCCGAAATGCTGAATATAATCCCAAG CGATTTGCTGCTGTTATTATGAGAATAAGAGAACCACGTACTACTGCACTGATATTCAGCTCTGGAAAAATGGTGTGCACAGGAGCAAAAAG TGAGGAGCAATCCAGACTGGCAGCAAGGAAGTATGCAAGAGTTGTTCAGAAACTGGGTTTTCCTGCAAAatttttggattttaaaattcagaatatgGTGGGCAGCTGTGATGTGAAATTTCCCATCAGACTGGAAGGATTGGTACTCACACACCAGCAGTTCAGCAG CTACGAGCCGGAATTGTTTCCTGGCTTAATCTACAGGATGATTAAGCCAAGAATTGTTCtgcttatttttgtttctggaaaAGTGGTTTTAACTG GTGCTAAAGTACGAGCAGAAATCTATGAAGCATTTGAAAACATCTATCCTATTTTAAAGGGATTCAGAAAGACAACGTAA
- the PDCD2 gene encoding programmed cell death protein 2 has protein sequence MCLSSLPPISPLPVLPVEAAALCPPLPGFFFFPVLSQLPPSKAGPGRGRAEAGRGGRSRRPSRCPRPTGSSSMAPGVELGFAEAPEGPGAAWRLRSAHFPSKVGGRPAWLGEAGLPGPAALRCGRCQQPCAFLLQLYAPLPGRPDAFHRTLFVFACRGPACYGPAGPGGPFRVFRNQLPRRNDTYPEEPPPEEPPPGPAPAPPPRLGSGAALCRVCGCLGPRCCGRCRRAAYCGPEHQALDWRRGHRRACGQRAAGDDSADEIPEHNEFLFPEYEILIEPEEPEFPADTTDDEQGAEDTSKDAKEQEGLGAAGIADEAFQSLDDETLEAMAKHETEEDKIFRMFKKRVAAEPEQIIRYCRGGESPLWVSGENRPEEKDIPNCICGAKRIFEFQIMPQLLNHLQVDSLGESIDWGTLVVYTCADSCGGGNEYLEEFIWKQDYSMGCTL, from the exons ATGTGTCTGTCGTCTCTTCCGCCCATCTCACCGCTGCCCGTGCTGCCCGTTGAGGCAGCAGCCCTCTGCCCCCCTCTTccagggtttttctttttcccagtcCTCTCCCAGCTGCCGCCTTCCaaggcggggccggggcggggccgggccgaggccgggcggggcgggcgcagCCGCCGCCCCTCTCGGTGCCCGCGGCCGACGGGAAGCAGCAGCATGGCTCCCGGCGTGGAGCTGGGCTTCGCCGAGGCGCCGGAGGGCCCGGGCGCTGCCTGGCGGCTGCGCAGCGCCCACTTCCCCAGCAAGGTCGGGGGGCGGCCGGCGTGGCTGGGCGAGGCCGGCCTGCCGGGCCCCGCCGCTCTGCGCTGCGGccgctgccagcagccctgcgccttcctgctccagctgtaCGCGCCGCTGCCCGGCCGCCCCGACGCCTTCCACCGCACCCTCTTCGTGTTCGCCTGCCGCGGCCCCGCCTGCTACGGCCCGGCGGGCCCCGGCGGGCCCTTCCGCG TGTTCCGGAACCAGCTGCCGCGGCGGAACGACACGTACCCCGAGGAGCCGCCCCCCGAGGAGCcgcccccgggcccggcccccgcgcccccgccgcgcctGGGCAGCGGCGCCGCGCTCTGCCGCGTCTGCGGCTGCCTCGGGCCGCGCTGCtgcgggcgctgccgccgcgcCGCCTACTGCGGGCCCGAGCACCAGGCGCTGGACTGGCGGCGCGGGCACCGCCGCGCCTGCGGGCAGCGCGCCGCCGGAG ATGACTCGGCAGATGAAATTCCAGAGCATAACGAATTCCTTTTTCCAGAATATGAAATTTTGATAGAACCTGAGGAACCAGAATTTCCTGCTGACACCACTGACGATGAACAAGGAGCTGAAGATACATCAAAGGACGCGAAAGAACAAGAGGGACTTGGAGCTGCAGGCATTGCAG ATGAGGCATTTCAGTCTTTAGATGATGAGACGTTGGAAGCAATGGCAAAACATGAGACTGAAGAAGACAAGATCTTCCGAATGTTTAAAAAACGAGTAGCAGCTGAACCAGAGCAG ATTATTAGATACTGCCGAGGAGGAGAAAGTCCACTCTGGGTGTCAGGTGAAAATAGGCCTGAAGAAAAAGATATCCCAAATTGCATATGTGGTGCCAAAAGGATATTTGAATTCCAG ATTATGCCACAGCTCCTGAATCACCTTCAGGTTGACAGCCTTGGAGAGAGCATTGACTGGGGAACGCTGGTGGTGTACACTTGTGCTGACAGCTGCGGTGGAGGAAATGAATACCTGGAAGAGTTCATATGGAAACAAGACTATTCCATGGGCTGTACTTTATGA